The following are encoded together in the Mustela nigripes isolate SB6536 chromosome 11, MUSNIG.SB6536, whole genome shotgun sequence genome:
- the LOC132026516 gene encoding zinc finger protein 892-like has translation MERLKKDESWDSRLIETWQCEDTLERQQGNPKKDLRQIIIKRQKNPVEDCSESGESSSPIQHHIYSVKKPWKCSECGKAFSYYSAFILHQRIHTGEKPYMCNACGKAFSRSSSLIQHQRIHTGEKPYECHECGKAFSHRSALIQHHIIHTGEKPYECSECGKAFNQSTYLIQHHRIHTGEKPYKCKECGKAFNDTSSLIKHQRVHTGEKPYGCTECGKAFSDRSGLTQHQRTHTGEKPYECSECGKAFSYCSALIQHQGTHTGEKPYKCNECGKAFSDRSALVRHQRIHTGEKPYKCKECKKAFSQSSSLTKHVRTHTGEKPYKCNDCDKAFSQSSSLIQHQKTHTGEKHYKCKKCEKTFNMRSAFHQHKEIHDE, from the coding sequence ATGGAGAGACTTAAGAAGGAtgagtcctgggactccagactGATAGAAACCTGGCAATGTGAGGACACATTAGAAAGGCAGCAAGGAAATCCGAAGAAAGATTTAAGGCAAATCATAATTAAACGTCAGAAAAACCCTGTGGAGGATTGTAGTGAAAGTGGCGAAAGTTCAAGCCCAATTCAACATCACATTTACTCAGTGAAAAAGCCTTGGaagtgcagtgaatgtgggaaggccttcagtTACTACTCAGCCTTCATCCtccatcagagaattcatactggagagaagccTTACATGTGTAATGcgtgtgggaaggccttcagtCGGAGCTCATCACTTATTCAGCATCAGAGGATTCACACTGGGGAGAAACCGTATGAGTGTCAcgagtgtgggaaggccttcagccATCGGTCAGCTCTTATCCAACATCACATcattcacactggagagaagccctatgagtgcagtgaatgtgggaaggccttcaaccaaagcacataccttatTCAACATCACAGAATCCATACcggagagaaaccctataaatgcaaggaatgtgggaaagctttCAATGATACCTCATCCCTTATTAAACATCAAAGGgttcatactggagaaaaaccctatGGGTGTACAGAGTGTGGGAAAGCTTTCAGTGACAGGTCGGGCCTCACTCAACATCAGAGAACTCATACAGGGGAAAAGCCATATGAATGCAgtgagtgtgggaaagccttcagttaCTGTTCAGCTCTTATTCAACACCAAGGAACCCATACTGgggagaaaccttacaaatgtaatgaatgtgggaaagccttcagtgaCCGCTCAGCTCTTGTAagacatcagagaattcatactggagagaaaccttacaaatgcaAAGAATGCAAGAAAGCCTTCAGCCAGAGCTCCTCGCTTACAAAGCACGTGagaactcatactggagagaaaccgtATAAATGCAATGATTGTGACAAAGCCTTCAGCCAGAGTTCATCTCTTATTCAACACCAGAAAACCCACACGGGAGAAAAACACTACAAGTGTAAGAAATGTGAGAAAACCTTTAACATGCGTTCAGCCTTTCATCAACACAAAGAAATTCATGATGAATAG